A region from the Solibacillus sp. FSL H8-0523 genome encodes:
- the ccsB gene encoding c-type cytochrome biogenesis protein CcsB: protein MSLIDLSGNLLYVAFLCYLFGTFFFGGAIKEKNDTAASRADKYGKIAIIITIIGFVAQLGYFITRWIHTGHAPVSNMFEFTTAFGMFIILSFIVIYYMYKVAALGVVALPIALLIIGYAAMFPSEVSPLVPSLQSNWLTIHVITAALGQSIFAISAVAGLVYLLKNVDMSKKSKESFWLETVMFCCVLVVGFMVATITFTAMDYKAEFEYVDTLDATSKTTYTMPAIFGMNEYVELTEDKMTPLVELPALIDARKLTTVVWSILFGSVLYVIIRLIFRRKVATMLQPLVKRVNSTLLDEIAYRAVLIAFPVFTLGALIFAMIWAQEAWGRFWGWDPKEVWALITWLFYAAFLHLRLSKGWEGKKTAWLTVIGFLIIIFNLVVVNLVIAGLHSYA, encoded by the coding sequence ATGAGTTTAATCGATTTAAGCGGTAACTTGCTTTATGTGGCATTCCTTTGTTATTTATTTGGAACGTTTTTCTTTGGCGGTGCCATTAAAGAAAAAAATGATACTGCAGCAAGTCGCGCCGATAAGTACGGTAAAATAGCGATTATTATTACAATCATCGGTTTTGTTGCACAACTAGGTTATTTCATTACCCGTTGGATTCACACAGGGCATGCGCCTGTAAGTAATATGTTTGAATTTACAACGGCATTTGGTATGTTTATTATTCTGTCATTTATAGTAATTTATTATATGTACAAAGTGGCAGCACTTGGTGTAGTGGCATTACCAATCGCACTATTAATCATTGGTTATGCTGCGATGTTCCCAAGCGAAGTAAGCCCGCTTGTCCCATCATTACAAAGTAATTGGTTAACAATTCACGTGATTACCGCAGCACTTGGCCAATCGATTTTTGCGATTAGTGCCGTTGCCGGTTTAGTATATTTACTAAAAAATGTGGATATGTCGAAAAAATCAAAAGAAAGCTTTTGGTTAGAAACCGTTATGTTCTGCTGTGTACTTGTCGTTGGGTTTATGGTAGCGACAATTACATTTACAGCAATGGATTACAAAGCTGAATTTGAATATGTCGATACATTAGATGCAACAAGTAAAACGACGTATACAATGCCTGCTATTTTCGGAATGAATGAATACGTGGAACTTACAGAAGATAAAATGACACCACTTGTTGAATTACCCGCATTAATCGATGCGCGTAAATTAACGACAGTTGTATGGTCAATCCTTTTCGGTTCAGTATTATACGTAATCATTCGTTTAATCTTCCGCAGAAAAGTGGCAACGATGCTACAGCCATTAGTAAAGCGTGTCAATTCGACATTACTAGATGAAATTGCCTATCGTGCCGTGTTAATCGCTTTCCCGGTATTTACACTAGGCGCACTGATTTTTGCGATGATTTGGGCGCAAGAAGCATGGGGCCGTTTCTGGGGCTGGGACCCGAAAGAAGTATGGGCACTGATAACTTGGTTGTTCTATGCAGCCTTTTTACACCTTCGTTTATCGAAGGGATGGGAAGGGAAAAAGACAGCATGGTTAACGGTAATTGGCTTCTTAATCATTATTTTTAATTTAGTTGTTGTTAATCTAGTAATCGCAGGATTACATTCATACGCATAA